Proteins encoded by one window of Culicoides brevitarsis isolate CSIRO-B50_1 chromosome 2, AGI_CSIRO_Cbre_v1, whole genome shotgun sequence:
- the LOC134831497 gene encoding uncharacterized protein LOC134831497 isoform X2, whose protein sequence is MNSSSRQDTSTSPSDSVTLCSSDSPIFLGPPLGMYDQAHSSEEELEVINGPSPSKVLSDLYPNGSSGDVTNNSCSVPPVAEISPKRCCSSTLLEKRKRSLAHNSDDEVRHLLEKQQNLNNHQHHHLLAPVNFRTSPPLEALKPYRGHILRPTTPLVLAERGIENIRISTPINIQNSQQPTTTSSNISSSKQCDSPTLQASSDSVIVQQQQQQQLIKKDRHECSSRSISPPAKMFHCAVSPTRSLNGISSSNSSSTTRASRHHHTRNQNQRLQRPYRPCLDFDKMQQLKARSIASWRHSNEHSGSEFSVFCW, encoded by the exons ATGAATTCCTCATCGCGCCAAGACACGAGCACATCGCCGTCTGACAGCGTGACACTCTGTTCGTCGGATTCGCCGATTTTTCTTGGACCACCGCTTGGCATGTACGACCAGGCACACAGCTCTGAGGAGGAATTAGAAGTAATTAATGGACCATCACCTAGCAAAGTATTGTCAGATTTGTATCCGAATGGAAGTAGTGGCGATGTGACAAATAATAGTTGTAGTGTGCCGCCAGTGGCGGAAATTTCGCCGAAGCGGTGTTGCAGTTCAACGTTGCTGGAAAAAAGAAAACGATCTCTCGCACATAATTCAGATGATGAG gtgcGACACTTActcgaaaaacaacaaaatcttAATAATCATCAGCATCATCACCTGTTGGCGCCCGTGAATTTTCGTACATCGCCGCCGCTGGAGGCCCTGAAACCGTATCGCGGGCACATTTTACGTCCTACCACGCCGCTCGTACTCGCGGAACGTGGCATCGAGAACATAAGAATTTCCACGCCCATCAACATCCAAAATTCGCAGcaaccaacaacaacatccTCTAATATTTCAAGTAGCAAACAATGTGATAGTCCAACATTACAAGCGTCTAGTGATTCTGTTAtagtacaacaacaacaacaacaacaattaattaaaaaagatcgTCATGAATGCAGTAGTAGGTCAATTAGTCCGCctgcaaaaatgtttcattgtgCGGTTTCACCAACGAGGTCGTTGAATGGCATCTCATCATCTAACTCATCGTCAACGACGCGCGCCTCCCGACATCATCACACaagaaatcaaaatcaaaGGCTACAACGACCCTACAGACCTTGCTTGGACTTTGATAAAATGCAACAG ctaaAAGCCCGTTCTATCGCATCTTGGCGTCACAGCAACGAGCATTCAGGCAGTGAATTCTCAGTTTTTTGTTGGTGA
- the LOC134831497 gene encoding uncharacterized protein LOC134831497 isoform X3 yields MDLSMNSSSRQDTSTSPSDSVTLCSSDSPIFLGPPLGMYDQAHSSEEELEVINGPSPSKVLSDLYPNGSSGDVTNNSCSVPPVAEISPKRCCSSTLLEKRKRSLAHNSDDEVRHLLEKQQNLNNHQHHHLLAPVNFRTSPPLEALKPYRGHILRPTTPLVLAERGIENIRISTPINIQNSQQPTTTSSNISSSKQCDSPTLQASSDSVIVQQQQQQQLIKKDRHECSSRSISPPAKMFHCAVSPTRSLNGISSSNSSSTTRASRHHHTRNQNQRLQRPYRPCLDFDKMQQLKARSIASWRHSNEHSGSEFSVFCW; encoded by the exons gtATGAATTCCTCATCGCGCCAAGACACGAGCACATCGCCGTCTGACAGCGTGACACTCTGTTCGTCGGATTCGCCGATTTTTCTTGGACCACCGCTTGGCATGTACGACCAGGCACACAGCTCTGAGGAGGAATTAGAAGTAATTAATGGACCATCACCTAGCAAAGTATTGTCAGATTTGTATCCGAATGGAAGTAGTGGCGATGTGACAAATAATAGTTGTAGTGTGCCGCCAGTGGCGGAAATTTCGCCGAAGCGGTGTTGCAGTTCAACGTTGCTGGAAAAAAGAAAACGATCTCTCGCACATAATTCAGATGATGAG gtgcGACACTTActcgaaaaacaacaaaatcttAATAATCATCAGCATCATCACCTGTTGGCGCCCGTGAATTTTCGTACATCGCCGCCGCTGGAGGCCCTGAAACCGTATCGCGGGCACATTTTACGTCCTACCACGCCGCTCGTACTCGCGGAACGTGGCATCGAGAACATAAGAATTTCCACGCCCATCAACATCCAAAATTCGCAGcaaccaacaacaacatccTCTAATATTTCAAGTAGCAAACAATGTGATAGTCCAACATTACAAGCGTCTAGTGATTCTGTTAtagtacaacaacaacaacaacaacaattaattaaaaaagatcgTCATGAATGCAGTAGTAGGTCAATTAGTCCGCctgcaaaaatgtttcattgtgCGGTTTCACCAACGAGGTCGTTGAATGGCATCTCATCATCTAACTCATCGTCAACGACGCGCGCCTCCCGACATCATCACACaagaaatcaaaatcaaaGGCTACAACGACCCTACAGACCTTGCTTGGACTTTGATAAAATGCAACAG ctaaAAGCCCGTTCTATCGCATCTTGGCGTCACAGCAACGAGCATTCAGGCAGTGAATTCTCAGTTTTTTGTTGGTGA
- the LOC134831497 gene encoding uncharacterized protein LOC134831497 isoform X1 translates to MIEKCMNSSSRQDTSTSPSDSVTLCSSDSPIFLGPPLGMYDQAHSSEEELEVINGPSPSKVLSDLYPNGSSGDVTNNSCSVPPVAEISPKRCCSSTLLEKRKRSLAHNSDDEVRHLLEKQQNLNNHQHHHLLAPVNFRTSPPLEALKPYRGHILRPTTPLVLAERGIENIRISTPINIQNSQQPTTTSSNISSSKQCDSPTLQASSDSVIVQQQQQQQLIKKDRHECSSRSISPPAKMFHCAVSPTRSLNGISSSNSSSTTRASRHHHTRNQNQRLQRPYRPCLDFDKMQQLKARSIASWRHSNEHSGSEFSVFCW, encoded by the exons atgatagaaaagt gtATGAATTCCTCATCGCGCCAAGACACGAGCACATCGCCGTCTGACAGCGTGACACTCTGTTCGTCGGATTCGCCGATTTTTCTTGGACCACCGCTTGGCATGTACGACCAGGCACACAGCTCTGAGGAGGAATTAGAAGTAATTAATGGACCATCACCTAGCAAAGTATTGTCAGATTTGTATCCGAATGGAAGTAGTGGCGATGTGACAAATAATAGTTGTAGTGTGCCGCCAGTGGCGGAAATTTCGCCGAAGCGGTGTTGCAGTTCAACGTTGCTGGAAAAAAGAAAACGATCTCTCGCACATAATTCAGATGATGAG gtgcGACACTTActcgaaaaacaacaaaatcttAATAATCATCAGCATCATCACCTGTTGGCGCCCGTGAATTTTCGTACATCGCCGCCGCTGGAGGCCCTGAAACCGTATCGCGGGCACATTTTACGTCCTACCACGCCGCTCGTACTCGCGGAACGTGGCATCGAGAACATAAGAATTTCCACGCCCATCAACATCCAAAATTCGCAGcaaccaacaacaacatccTCTAATATTTCAAGTAGCAAACAATGTGATAGTCCAACATTACAAGCGTCTAGTGATTCTGTTAtagtacaacaacaacaacaacaacaattaattaaaaaagatcgTCATGAATGCAGTAGTAGGTCAATTAGTCCGCctgcaaaaatgtttcattgtgCGGTTTCACCAACGAGGTCGTTGAATGGCATCTCATCATCTAACTCATCGTCAACGACGCGCGCCTCCCGACATCATCACACaagaaatcaaaatcaaaGGCTACAACGACCCTACAGACCTTGCTTGGACTTTGATAAAATGCAACAG ctaaAAGCCCGTTCTATCGCATCTTGGCGTCACAGCAACGAGCATTCAGGCAGTGAATTCTCAGTTTTTTGTTGGTGA